A single region of the Chrysoperla carnea chromosome 5, inChrCarn1.1, whole genome shotgun sequence genome encodes:
- the LOC123299924 gene encoding glutenin, high molecular weight subunit PW212-like: MNKFIVFTVVLVAIWGAGAEPPQFRTFKYVHPAQPATQPQFGQQQAVASGTGYDPAGPPAGQLLLLPGEYVVQVNQPLRQYGAPEQAQFVPQPAAVEQYNYQQQQFAGAQDPNYYNNGQQYQGQQFGQYNGQQGQYNAPGQQTSQAAVQFGQYNAQQGQYNAPSQQSGQYNEQQNGQYNAQSQQPQFGQRVAPKQSPAPFGQLKVQKGKFSGQLNVGEQTEADVDEQQDDAQEAEPQVPAAKAQRGNVKYNKQVKQPEQVDAQYQQGRYVQRGSARFTSPKSQVELVKTNGNQQQAEEAARNAQNDDDDDEEADENQEFSGRYTQSNTQSKSGKYTAPAQQEQSQYVPSRTFFFGRYTQPSDAQQAEVQSDYSKVNKYVPPKARGKTTTETPESSTTEVSSDSTTEVGPTVAYDAEAKENYTNDKEAEEESTKAANGYYYLLLPDGKLQKIVYMTEEDLKKMAFVARLQYQNVEPIQGPVYSYNPENSPFVQVF, encoded by the coding sequence ATGAATAAATTCATTGTATTCACGGTAGTGTTAGTAGCTATTTGGGGAGCTGGTGCTGAGCCACCACAGTTTCGTACATTCAAATATGTACATCCAGCACAACCTGCTACTCAACCACAATTTGGACAACAACAAGCAGTAGCAAGTGGTACCGGCTACGATCCAGCTGGGCCACCAGCTGGTCAATTATTACTTTTACCAGGTGAATATGTTGTACAAGTGAATCAACCACTCCGTCAATATGGTGCTCCGGAACAAGCTCAATTTGTTCCACAACCAGCAGCTGTTGAACAATACAACTATCAACAACAACAATTCGCTGGTGCTCAAGATCCAAATTATTATAACAACGGTCAACAATACCAAGGACAACAATTTGGACAATACAATGGTCAACAAGGGCAATACAATGCACCAGGACAACAAACAAGCCAGGCTGCTGTACAATTTGGACAGTATAATGCTCAACAAGGACAATACAATGCACCTAGCCAACAATCAGGACAATATAATGAACAACAAAATGGACAATACAATGCTCAATCACAACAACCCCAATTTGGACAAAGAGTTGCACCAAAACAATCACCAGCTCCTTTTGGACagttaaaagtacaaaaaggTAAATTTTCTGGTCAATTAAATGTTGGAGAACAAACTGAAGCCGATGTCGATGAACAACAAGATGACGCCCAGGAAGCCGAACCCCAAGTACCAGCGGCAAAAGCACAACGTGGCAATgttaaatataacaaacaagTTAAACAACCAGAACAAGTTGATGCACAATACCAACAAGGCCGATATGTTCAACGTGGAAGTGCTCGTTTTACCTCACCAAAATCCCAAGTTGAATTGGTAAAAACAAATGGTAATCAACAACAAGCTGAAGAAGCAGCTCGTAATGCtcaaaatgatgatgatgatgatgaagaaGCTGATGAAAACCAAGAATTCTCTGGAAGATATACTCAGTCAAATACTCAATCGAAATCAGGAAAATATACCGCTCCTGCTCAACAAGAACAATCACAATATGTTCCATCCAGAACATTCTTCTTTGGACGTTACACACAACCTAGTGATGCCCAACAAGCTGAAGTACAAAGTGACTACTCCAAAGTTAACAAATATGTTCCACCAAAAGCTCGTGGTAAAACAACAACTGAAACACCAGAAAGTTCAACAACTGAAGTATCAAGTGATAGCACAACTGAAGTTGGACCCACTGTAGCATATGACGCCGAAGCCAAAGAAAACTATACAAATGACAAAGAAGCCGAAGAAGAAAGCACAAAAGCAGCTAATGGATATTATTATCTTCTCTTACCCGAtggtaaattacaaaaaattgtttatatgacTGAAgaagatttaaagaaaatggCATTTGTTGCTAGATTACAATATCAAAATGTGGAACCCATTCAAGGACCTGTATACTCTTACAATCCAGAAAATTCACCTTTTGTACAAGTATTTTGA